A stretch of Mucilaginibacter terrae DNA encodes these proteins:
- a CDS encoding tetratricopeptide repeat-containing sensor histidine kinase yields MKIALFSFITVFAFIACTQIDAGEAQITVKQVDSARIRSYELKSALYQSQHPDSAVYYAGAGLKLARKLHDVKGEALLMNRFARINEQYGNYGLAIKYQQGAISIYKHLNLQTAADEGTINLAVLQSEEGHVKQSHHLLNTLFKEFQQRKDTAGMVKALIAMGQVAELAGNPRLALHYLESAEKLHGSTEVTDAYVNMLSSIGRLHSSLNNHKQAMQYYVKGINKSKVSGHLKGHATMLNHTGRVLDSMGNKQQALVYHQQGLQQARASGLPEEEARSLMGIASSLKVEDAEGSIMHLKNALGIAHSIGHKHLAAEIYHSLADIYRQQSRYADAMSALQEHHRLLDSLMDANRAHKVSVLQSSYELAQSRLQVETLELANREKTYQRNLGILAAIGILLVLVVVVGYSHKTKRLNKSLEASNAVKDKLFSIIGHDLRNPIGGITQLIGLMREGDLNEEEQKVMLAEMQKQGDATLDILNALLKWGESQLKGVGIEPSLFNPKNCISKNIEALRHQAAEKGVEITDKTIPQLQAYADVNHFDFVIRNLMSNAIKFSYEGGKVNINAEVDEQANEMVFAVQDYGKGISEEQQQRFLKTNMDIAYGTGGEKGTGIGLMLSKEFIQANHGCIWLQSKEGEGTVFYFSLPLKA; encoded by the coding sequence ATGAAGATTGCACTTTTTAGTTTTATTACCGTATTTGCTTTTATTGCCTGTACCCAAATTGATGCCGGAGAAGCGCAAATTACCGTAAAGCAGGTTGATAGTGCACGTATACGCTCGTACGAGTTAAAAAGTGCCTTATATCAGTCCCAACACCCCGATTCAGCAGTGTACTATGCCGGTGCCGGACTAAAGCTCGCCCGCAAACTGCACGATGTTAAGGGTGAGGCACTCCTAATGAACCGCTTTGCCCGAATTAATGAACAATATGGTAATTATGGTTTAGCCATTAAATACCAGCAGGGAGCAATTAGCATTTACAAGCACCTAAATTTACAAACTGCCGCTGATGAAGGAACCATTAACCTGGCCGTTTTACAGAGCGAAGAAGGGCACGTTAAGCAGTCCCACCACTTGTTAAATACCTTATTTAAGGAGTTTCAGCAACGTAAAGATACCGCAGGCATGGTTAAGGCGCTTATTGCCATGGGGCAGGTAGCCGAACTGGCCGGTAACCCCAGGCTGGCGCTCCACTATCTTGAAAGTGCCGAAAAACTCCACGGTAGTACCGAAGTTACCGATGCGTATGTTAACATGTTGAGCAGTATTGGCCGTTTGCATAGCAGCCTTAACAATCATAAGCAGGCCATGCAATATTATGTTAAAGGTATTAATAAAAGCAAAGTTAGCGGTCACCTCAAGGGGCATGCTACCATGCTTAACCATACCGGCCGTGTGCTCGATTCGATGGGCAATAAACAACAGGCATTAGTGTACCATCAGCAAGGGTTACAACAGGCGCGTGCGTCGGGCTTGCCCGAAGAGGAGGCGCGCTCGTTGATGGGTATTGCCAGTTCGCTCAAAGTTGAAGATGCTGAGGGGAGCATTATGCACTTAAAAAATGCACTGGGCATTGCGCATTCTATCGGTCACAAACATTTGGCCGCCGAAATTTACCATAGCCTGGCCGATATTTACAGGCAGCAATCGCGCTATGCCGATGCCATGAGTGCTTTGCAGGAGCACCACCGTTTGCTGGATAGTTTGATGGATGCCAACCGTGCCCATAAAGTTAGCGTATTACAGAGCAGTTACGAACTGGCCCAGTCAAGGTTACAGGTAGAAACCCTGGAGCTTGCCAACCGCGAAAAGACATACCAGCGTAACCTGGGTATATTAGCCGCCATTGGCATATTGCTGGTTTTGGTAGTTGTGGTAGGTTATAGCCATAAAACCAAGCGCTTAAATAAAAGCCTCGAAGCCTCTAATGCGGTTAAAGACAAATTGTTCTCTATCATAGGGCATGATTTACGTAACCCCATTGGCGGCATTACTCAATTAATTGGCCTCATGCGCGAGGGTGATTTAAATGAGGAAGAACAAAAGGTTATGCTGGCCGAAATGCAGAAGCAGGGAGATGCCACGCTCGATATTTTAAATGCACTGCTTAAATGGGGCGAATCACAGTTGAAAGGGGTGGGTATTGAGCCATCGCTATTTAATCCTAAAAATTGCATCAGCAAAAATATAGAAGCCCTGCGCCACCAGGCCGCCGAAAAAGGAGTGGAGATAACCGATAAAACTATACCCCAGTTGCAGGCTTATGCCGATGTAAACCACTTTGACTTTGTAATACGCAACCTGATGTCAAACGCAATTAAATTTAGTTACGAAGGTGGTAAAGTGAATATAAATGCCGAGGTTGATGAACAAGCCAACGAAATGGTTTTCGCGGTGCAGGATTATGGTAAAGGTATTAGCGAGGAGCAGCAACAGCGCTTCCTTAAAACCAATATGGACATCGCCTACGGCACTGGCGGCGAAAAAGGTACTGGCATAGGTCTTATGCTGTCGAAGGAGTTTATACAGGCTAACCATGGCTGTATATGGCTGCAAAGTAAGGAAGGTGAGGGGACAGTATTTTATTTTAGCCTGCCGCTTAAGGCATAA
- the tamL gene encoding translocation and assembly module lipoprotein TamL encodes MKPFYPETKLYGLAILSILLVFMVGGCSLTRGLKDKQYLIRKIKVDSVDKEFSDMSLLYVDRLQQPNSWFNLQLYYTFNKKGNKDIGEPPSILDSTLIEFSRLQIEKFLRNKGYLKAAVSTKIDTQKKKAFITFTAKQGPLFRIRNIQDSIADPNVQVLYRINRRRFSHVQPGGRFDTDSLAYDRDAFYQVMKQNGYFDFYRQYMNFNYDSTFNSGVVDIKVMIDNPIGKKAHPVYKINNTLITISTSGGRTTGNADTLRVDSQFTFVDYSKRFKPDAVTRYVFQHKGDIYNIDQQTLTTSRLSELNVFRNVPNPVYTKVPDSTNKALNSRIDIIPLKRMSDRVEAEYLHSGPAFFDFWSGSGYGFNIGNTFSNRNVFKRAEILQLKFNYSVLFGGNQNINSSAIQNQDFKVGANLIYPRIISPFNLPTLGKYGVPHTTFASSFQLFYQNGLVKRRSFINSLTYDWMETSRKQHSLTPISIEFSNGTIDPIARDTLLSQNRYSYVYLIGRTVFTASTQYTYQLNFNKLNTLSDFVYFRGSIDLGGNTLSLISKALNTSRDTLGQRKLFGYTFAQYAKADIDLRFYRNLGGNERQFIFRINPGIGLPFGNSEQLIFEKNFYAGGANDIRAWLPRTLGPGKFNRASYTDNNIRDRLKYLDQFGEIKIIGNLEYRYKIANDFFGSKLKGATFIDFGNVWRLHETVENPGGQFKFNNLFNSTAVGVGAGLRFDLTFFVFRLDAAFKFKDPQFDGADQYVLIKHFSNLFRQGDFKKTYKVTNNEDYRFMQLNFGIGLPF; translated from the coding sequence TTGAAACCATTCTACCCGGAAACTAAGCTATACGGCCTTGCAATATTAAGTATTCTTTTAGTTTTTATGGTGGGCGGTTGCAGTTTAACCCGCGGATTAAAAGATAAGCAATACCTCATACGCAAAATTAAGGTCGACAGTGTGGACAAGGAGTTCTCAGACATGTCGTTACTCTACGTTGACCGCCTGCAGCAGCCCAACAGCTGGTTTAACCTTCAATTATATTATACCTTCAACAAAAAGGGCAATAAAGATATTGGCGAGCCACCTTCAATTTTAGATAGCACCCTTATTGAGTTTTCGCGTCTGCAAATTGAGAAGTTTTTGCGTAACAAGGGCTACCTTAAAGCCGCAGTAAGCACTAAAATTGATACACAAAAAAAGAAGGCGTTTATTACGTTTACAGCTAAACAAGGGCCGCTTTTTAGGATACGGAACATTCAGGATAGTATAGCCGACCCTAATGTGCAGGTATTGTACCGCATAAACCGCCGCAGGTTTTCGCACGTGCAGCCCGGCGGGCGTTTTGACACCGATAGTTTGGCGTATGACCGTGATGCTTTTTACCAGGTAATGAAGCAAAATGGCTATTTTGATTTTTACCGCCAATACATGAATTTTAATTACGACTCCACTTTTAACAGTGGTGTGGTTGATATTAAAGTGATGATCGATAATCCGATTGGAAAAAAGGCTCATCCCGTTTACAAAATAAATAATACGCTCATTACCATATCAACCAGTGGCGGGCGTACCACAGGCAATGCCGATACGCTTCGGGTAGATTCGCAGTTTACCTTTGTTGATTACTCCAAACGCTTTAAGCCCGATGCCGTAACCCGGTACGTGTTTCAGCACAAGGGAGATATTTATAATATAGACCAGCAAACACTTACCACCTCGAGGCTTTCGGAATTGAATGTGTTTAGGAATGTGCCCAACCCGGTTTATACCAAGGTACCCGATAGCACTAACAAAGCATTAAACAGTCGTATCGATATTATTCCGCTCAAACGCATGAGCGATAGGGTTGAGGCCGAGTACCTGCACTCGGGGCCTGCTTTCTTTGATTTTTGGTCAGGGTCGGGCTATGGGTTTAACATTGGTAATACCTTTAGTAACCGCAACGTATTTAAGCGGGCCGAAATTTTACAGTTAAAGTTTAATTACAGCGTACTGTTCGGGGGTAATCAAAATATTAATTCGAGTGCCATACAAAACCAGGATTTTAAGGTGGGCGCCAACCTGATCTATCCGCGCATTATATCGCCGTTTAACCTGCCTACATTGGGTAAATACGGTGTACCGCATACTACGTTTGCTTCAAGTTTTCAGTTGTTTTATCAAAACGGCCTGGTTAAGCGCCGCAGCTTCATTAACTCGCTTACTTATGATTGGATGGAAACCAGTCGTAAACAGCACTCGTTAACGCCAATCAGCATCGAGTTTTCTAATGGTACCATTGATCCCATTGCCCGCGATACCTTATTAAGTCAAAACCGGTACTCCTATGTGTATTTAATTGGGCGTACCGTATTTACAGCCAGTACACAGTACACTTACCAGTTAAATTTTAACAAACTTAATACGCTGTCTGATTTTGTTTACTTCCGTGGCTCAATTGATTTGGGGGGCAATACCTTGTCGCTTATAAGCAAGGCACTCAATACCAGCCGCGATACACTGGGCCAGCGTAAGTTGTTTGGCTATACTTTTGCCCAATATGCCAAGGCCGACATTGATTTACGCTTTTATCGTAATTTGGGAGGTAACGAGCGCCAGTTTATTTTCAGGATAAACCCGGGCATTGGCTTACCTTTTGGCAACAGCGAACAGTTGATATTTGAGAAAAACTTTTATGCAGGCGGGGCTAATGATATAAGGGCCTGGCTGCCGCGTACTTTAGGGCCGGGCAAATTTAACCGGGCCAGCTACACCGATAATAATATACGCGACAGGCTCAAATACCTTGATCAGTTTGGCGAGATAAAAATTATAGGCAACCTGGAATACCGTTACAAAATAGCTAATGACTTTTTTGGATCGAAACTTAAAGGAGCTACTTTTATTGATTTTGGTAACGTTTGGCGTTTGCACGAAACTGTCGAAAACCCCGGCGGGCAGTTTAAATTTAACAATTTATTCAACTCTACTGCAGTAGGTGTAGGTGCCGGATTACGATTTGACCTTACCTTCTTTGTATTCAGGCTCGATGCCGCTTTTAAATTTAAAGATCCTCAGTTTGATGGAGCCGATCAGTATGTGCTCATCAAGCACTTTAGTAATTTGTTTAGACAAGGCGATTTTAAGAAAACCTATAAAGTAACCAATAACGAAGATTACCGCTTTATGCAGCTTAATTTTGGTATAGGACTCCCTTTTTAA
- a CDS encoding GlxA family transcriptional regulator, whose translation MKHLTILVPNGENNLSSIVGAYKIFRRANAYRKEVFKVELAGVSNTVDFHGGLFTARPHKHIAQIRKTNLIIVPSLNHNYHQTIANNTEMIEWLAEQYNYGAEIASICTGAYLSAAAGLLDGRSCSTHWLAAQELGQLYPNVKLKTDRIITDEAGIYTNGGAYSFLNLILYLVEKYYDRETAIYCAKVFQIDIDRSSQSSFIVFKGFKSHSDELIKKAQNYIESRLHEKISIEQLAAGFAIGRRNFDRRFIRATGSTPIEYAQRVKIEAAKKAFENSAKAINEVMYEVGYADTKAFREVFRKITGMSPLEYRGRYNKDAVVGYRLF comes from the coding sequence ATGAAACATTTAACTATCCTGGTTCCCAATGGCGAGAATAATCTCAGCAGTATTGTAGGTGCCTATAAAATATTTAGGAGGGCCAATGCTTACCGCAAAGAAGTTTTTAAGGTTGAACTGGCCGGCGTATCAAATACAGTTGATTTTCACGGAGGGTTGTTTACGGCCAGGCCGCATAAACATATAGCGCAAATCAGGAAAACCAACCTAATTATTGTACCATCGCTTAATCATAACTATCATCAAACCATTGCCAACAACACAGAAATGATAGAGTGGCTTGCCGAGCAATACAACTACGGAGCCGAAATTGCGAGTATTTGCACAGGGGCGTATTTGTCGGCTGCTGCTGGTTTGTTGGATGGGCGGAGCTGCTCAACGCATTGGTTGGCCGCGCAGGAGTTAGGGCAATTGTACCCAAACGTAAAACTAAAAACCGACAGGATAATTACCGATGAGGCCGGCATATACACCAACGGTGGAGCTTATTCATTCCTGAACCTGATACTATACCTGGTTGAAAAGTATTATGACCGTGAAACTGCCATCTATTGTGCCAAGGTGTTCCAGATAGATATTGATAGGAGTAGCCAATCGTCTTTTATAGTTTTTAAAGGTTTTAAATCGCACAGCGATGAACTGATAAAAAAGGCTCAGAATTATATTGAGAGCAGGTTACACGAAAAAATATCTATAGAACAGCTGGCAGCCGGTTTTGCCATCGGTCGCCGCAATTTCGACAGGCGGTTTATACGCGCTACCGGTAGTACACCCATTGAGTATGCTCAGCGCGTAAAAATTGAAGCCGCCAAAAAAGCCTTTGAAAACAGCGCCAAAGCTATAAACGAAGTAATGTATGAAGTTGGCTACGCCGATACCAAAGCTTTCCGGGAAGTATTCAGGAAAATTACCGGCATGTCGCCGTTGGAGTACCGTGGGAGGTATAATAAAGATGCGGTTGTGGGGTATAGATTATTTTAG
- a CDS encoding 3-ketoacyl-ACP reductase: MISLQGKTAIITGGGRGLGKAVALILAQEGVNIAITGRNEENLKTTVEEIKKFGVAAAYAVFNIENEAEVKAGIDKLVNQLGGVDILINNAGIGQFGTLEAMSAADWEQVIRVNLFGVYYAAMAVYPHLKGEGDIVNVASTAGLKGGANMSAYAASKAAVISLSQSMMAEWRKHNIRVITLTPSTIASDMSIQGGLTDGNPDKVLQPEDFAEWVRDMLKMNRRALVANGSILSTNP; the protein is encoded by the coding sequence ATGATCTCATTACAAGGAAAAACAGCAATTATAACAGGAGGTGGCCGCGGTTTGGGTAAGGCTGTAGCGCTAATATTAGCACAGGAAGGCGTGAACATAGCCATAACCGGCCGCAACGAAGAAAATCTGAAAACTACGGTTGAAGAAATAAAAAAGTTTGGTGTAGCCGCCGCTTACGCCGTTTTTAATATTGAAAACGAGGCCGAGGTAAAAGCCGGTATCGATAAACTGGTAAACCAACTGGGCGGGGTTGATATACTGATCAATAATGCCGGCATAGGCCAGTTTGGTACATTGGAAGCGATGAGCGCGGCAGATTGGGAGCAGGTGATACGCGTTAACTTATTTGGCGTGTATTATGCGGCTATGGCGGTATACCCACACTTAAAAGGCGAGGGCGATATTGTGAACGTGGCATCAACCGCAGGTTTAAAAGGTGGTGCCAACATGTCGGCCTATGCCGCATCAAAAGCTGCGGTGATATCGTTGTCGCAATCCATGATGGCCGAGTGGCGTAAGCACAACATCAGGGTGATCACACTCACACCAAGCACCATAGCCAGCGATATGAGCATACAAGGCGGCCTAACCGATGGCAACCCCGACAAGGTGCTTCAACCCGAAGACTTTGCCGAATGGGTGCGCGATATGCTTAAAATGAACCGCCGTGCGCTGGTAGCTAATGGTTCGATATTGTCAACCAATCCATAA
- a CDS encoding SRPBCC domain-containing protein, giving the protein MSNNSFTTSFTLTQTPMVVFDAVNRVNEWWSEKVTEPTDKLNDELIYQHKDMHYSRHKITELIGGKKVVWLTTDSNLSFIHNKKEWTGTTICFDVSEKDGKTHLRFTHLGLTPKC; this is encoded by the coding sequence ATGAGCAACAACAGTTTTACAACCAGCTTTACATTAACACAAACACCAATGGTGGTTTTTGATGCCGTTAACAGGGTAAACGAGTGGTGGTCGGAAAAGGTGACCGAACCAACCGATAAACTAAACGATGAATTAATTTATCAGCATAAGGATATGCACTACTCACGACATAAAATAACGGAGCTTATTGGAGGCAAAAAAGTGGTTTGGTTAACTACCGACAGCAACCTTAGCTTTATACATAACAAAAAAGAATGGACCGGCACAACCATCTGTTTTGATGTAAGCGAAAAAGATGGCAAAACACACTTGCGCTTTACCCACCTTGGCCTTACCCCCAAATGCTGA
- a CDS encoding quinone-dependent dihydroorotate dehydrogenase has translation MYQLLKPLLFKFDPENVHYFVTRNLKRVNRFPGGAALSRAVWAVNDKKLERTVFGLTFKNPVGLAAGFDKNGDTIAEMANLGFGFIEVGTVTPLPQPGNDKPRMFRLPPDGALINRMGFNNLGVDVLASRIATYRKTAEAAKNPVIIGGNIGKNKVTPNEDAVLDYIKCFDRLFDVVDYFVVNVSSPNTPGLRALQEKEPLMHILNTLQQRNNKNGISRPILLKIAPDLTDDQLNDIVEIVQETKIAGVIATNTTISREGLASNPKIVAETGGLSGKPLTQRSTEVIRYLSQKSGGSFPIIGVGGIHSEEDAVEKLEAGASLVQLYTGFIYEGPGLIGRINKRLLGK, from the coding sequence ATGTATCAACTGCTCAAACCCTTACTATTTAAGTTCGACCCCGAAAACGTACATTACTTTGTAACCCGCAATTTAAAGCGGGTAAACCGCTTTCCGGGTGGTGCAGCACTCAGTCGGGCGGTATGGGCAGTAAATGATAAAAAGCTGGAACGTACTGTTTTTGGCCTCACTTTTAAAAACCCTGTTGGCCTGGCCGCCGGTTTTGATAAAAACGGCGATACCATTGCAGAAATGGCCAATTTGGGTTTTGGTTTTATTGAAGTGGGTACCGTAACTCCTTTACCACAGCCGGGTAATGATAAGCCCCGCATGTTCAGGCTGCCGCCCGATGGTGCATTGATTAACCGTATGGGCTTTAACAACCTCGGGGTTGATGTATTGGCCTCGCGAATTGCTACATACCGTAAAACTGCCGAAGCTGCTAAAAATCCGGTAATTATAGGCGGTAACATAGGCAAAAACAAGGTTACGCCTAACGAGGATGCGGTGCTTGATTATATCAAATGTTTCGACCGTTTGTTTGATGTGGTTGATTACTTTGTGGTGAACGTAAGCTCGCCCAATACGCCCGGCCTGCGTGCCCTGCAAGAAAAGGAGCCGCTCATGCACATCCTCAATACCCTGCAGCAACGTAATAATAAAAATGGCATCAGCAGACCAATCCTCCTCAAAATAGCGCCCGATTTAACCGACGACCAACTGAACGACATTGTAGAAATTGTACAGGAAACTAAAATTGCAGGCGTAATAGCCACCAACACCACCATCAGCCGCGAAGGACTGGCATCCAACCCTAAAATAGTTGCCGAAACAGGCGGATTAAGCGGTAAGCCCTTAACCCAGCGTTCAACCGAAGTTATACGTTATCTGTCGCAAAAATCTGGGGGCTCGTTTCCTATTATTGGGGTAGGCGGTATTCATTCCGAAGAAGATGCCGTTGAAAAACTGGAAGCAGGTGCATCACTGGTGCAGTTGTATACCGGGTTTATTTATGAGGGGCCGGGGTTGATAGGGAGAATCAATAAGCGGTTGTTAGGGAAGTAG
- a CDS encoding TrmH family RNA methyltransferase has translation MVSKSQISLIKSLQQKKFRKEQRLFVAEGFKSVAEFITSGYRIHTLYHTPAVSAKMHKLLNKTNSEEISAADLQKMSSLTTPQEVLAVIHLPQWPQLTRHDLLNRFTLVLDGVQDPGNLGTIIRTADWFGIKNIICSEDTVDAYNPKVVQATMGSLARVNLHYTNLAKLLPQLNLPLFGAMLDGENIYNTNFGTEGLIAMGNEGNGLRTEIQELITKSVTIPRAGKAESLNVAIATALFCSEISRASLK, from the coding sequence ATGGTTTCAAAATCGCAGATCAGTTTAATAAAATCGTTACAACAAAAAAAGTTTCGTAAAGAACAACGGCTTTTTGTGGCCGAAGGTTTTAAATCAGTTGCCGAATTTATTACTTCGGGCTACCGCATACACACCTTGTACCACACGCCAGCTGTAAGTGCAAAAATGCACAAACTACTAAACAAAACCAATTCTGAGGAGATTTCGGCGGCCGATTTACAAAAAATGAGCAGCCTTACCACCCCGCAAGAGGTTTTGGCCGTAATACACCTGCCCCAGTGGCCCCAATTAACACGCCATGACCTGCTCAACCGCTTTACCCTGGTGCTTGATGGCGTGCAAGACCCCGGCAACCTGGGCACCATTATACGCACGGCCGACTGGTTTGGCATCAAAAATATCATTTGCTCAGAAGATACTGTAGATGCTTATAACCCCAAAGTAGTACAGGCTACCATGGGTTCGCTGGCACGGGTAAACCTGCATTATACCAATTTGGCCAAACTTCTTCCCCAGCTAAACCTCCCTCTTTTTGGGGCGATGCTTGATGGCGAAAATATTTACAATACCAATTTTGGCACAGAAGGCTTGATAGCTATGGGCAACGAGGGTAATGGCTTACGCACTGAAATACAAGAGCTAATCACAAAATCGGTAACTATTCCGCGCGCTGGCAAAGCCGAATCGTTAAACGTGGCCATTGCTACGGCGTTATTCTGTTCGGAAATAAGCAGGGCAAGTTTAAAATAA
- a CDS encoding DUF2147 domain-containing protein — MKKNITLMLLLFCSLISTATFAQNANAVLGKWINPSGEGQIQIYKKENLFFGKLAWLKSPNDESTGQPKVDSKNPNASLRSTPLLGLEILKGFKHDGENVYEDGTIYDPKNGKTYSCKMTLDGNKLKIRGYIGISLLGRSEVWTRVK; from the coding sequence ATGAAGAAAAATATCACTTTAATGCTGCTATTATTTTGCAGCTTAATAAGCACCGCTACCTTTGCTCAAAATGCCAATGCCGTGTTGGGCAAATGGATTAATCCAAGCGGCGAAGGGCAAATACAGATTTACAAGAAAGAGAATTTATTTTTTGGCAAACTGGCTTGGCTCAAATCGCCGAATGATGAAAGTACCGGCCAGCCTAAGGTAGACAGTAAAAACCCTAATGCATCGCTGCGATCAACCCCATTATTGGGTTTAGAAATTTTAAAAGGTTTTAAGCACGATGGAGAAAACGTTTATGAAGACGGCACTATTTACGATCCTAAAAACGGTAAAACTTACAGTTGCAAAATGACATTGGACGGCAATAAACTCAAAATAAGAGGCTACATTGGCATATCGCTACTCGGCCGCTCGGAAGTATGGACGCGGGTTAAATAA
- a CDS encoding WD40/YVTN/BNR-like repeat-containing protein — translation MRYVYILLLLAINAGISKAQTVKLIEQGKPCSIRGLSVVNDHVAWISGSKGHIAQSTDGGLTWKWQQLKGYEQSDFRDIEAFSDKEAIIMSSGTPALILKTVDGGLSWKEVYKNEDKSYFLDAMDFAGKQHGFVMGDPIDGKFLLLETKDGGLNWNKHAVQPAAVDGEAAFAASGTCLTVNAKTMQLTLVTGGSVARKITVNGKKADALNLPLAQGKPAAGIFSVANGNSSEVFVGGNYEKNNRADSVACYLPMGKKTSKPELANQQPAGFQSCVIYLQGATFISTGTSGSNITTDGGINWKPFDTISYNACQKAKQGKLVIFAGDRGKIGILQL, via the coding sequence ATGAGATACGTATATATTCTGCTGCTTCTTGCAATTAATGCCGGCATTAGTAAAGCCCAAACTGTAAAACTTATTGAACAGGGTAAACCTTGCAGCATAAGAGGCCTTTCGGTTGTAAATGACCACGTTGCGTGGATAAGTGGCAGCAAGGGGCATATAGCCCAAAGCACCGATGGAGGGTTAACCTGGAAGTGGCAACAATTGAAAGGATACGAACAAAGCGATTTCAGAGACATCGAAGCTTTTTCGGACAAGGAAGCCATCATCATGAGTTCGGGAACACCGGCGTTGATTTTAAAAACGGTTGATGGCGGTTTAAGTTGGAAAGAAGTTTATAAAAATGAGGATAAGTCTTACTTTTTAGATGCCATGGATTTTGCGGGCAAGCAACACGGTTTTGTAATGGGCGACCCTATTGATGGTAAATTTTTATTGCTCGAAACCAAAGACGGTGGCCTAAACTGGAATAAACATGCCGTTCAACCTGCGGCTGTTGATGGCGAAGCCGCCTTTGCCGCCAGTGGTACCTGCTTAACTGTAAATGCCAAAACCATGCAGCTAACCTTGGTTACCGGGGGGAGTGTTGCCCGCAAAATAACCGTTAACGGCAAAAAAGCCGATGCATTAAACCTTCCTCTTGCACAGGGAAAACCTGCTGCCGGTATATTTTCGGTAGCAAATGGTAATAGTAGCGAAGTTTTTGTGGGCGGCAATTATGAAAAAAACAACCGTGCCGATTCTGTTGCCTGCTACCTGCCTATGGGTAAAAAAACCTCAAAACCGGAATTAGCGAATCAGCAACCCGCAGGTTTTCAGTCGTGTGTGATATATTTACAGGGCGCTACATTTATCTCTACCGGTACGTCCGGAAGTAATATTACCACCGATGGTGGCATTAACTGGAAGCCTTTTGACACCATTAGCTACAATGCATGCCAAAAAGCCAAACAAGGCAAACTGGTTATATTTGCCGGCGACAGGGGTAAAATTGGCATACTGCAACTTTAA
- a CDS encoding DinB family protein has protein sequence MKKYYLLVIALLSLNAYQSHAQQQSPITTTQHMLTPQEKDYASKLLQQTQTDAVKALADLNEAQLKFKPTADKWSIEECMKHIAAAEKNLWTMIEASLAKPANPEARAGIKFTDEELVKVVEDRSHKAKTFEALQPANSPYKTAAEALASFTKNREKLIAFIKNTPVDLRNHVSVLPIGTYDAYQFILLIAAHSNRHTQQIEEVIANANFPKK, from the coding sequence ATGAAAAAGTACTATTTACTCGTTATTGCATTGCTAAGCCTCAATGCATACCAAAGTCATGCACAGCAACAATCACCGATAACAACAACGCAACATATGCTTACGCCACAAGAGAAAGATTACGCCAGCAAATTACTGCAGCAAACACAAACAGATGCCGTTAAAGCGCTTGCGGATTTAAACGAGGCGCAACTTAAATTTAAACCTACTGCCGATAAATGGAGTATAGAAGAATGCATGAAACACATTGCAGCAGCCGAAAAAAACCTCTGGACCATGATTGAGGCTTCGTTAGCCAAACCGGCAAACCCCGAAGCAAGAGCAGGCATCAAATTTACCGATGAAGAACTGGTTAAAGTTGTAGAAGACCGCTCACATAAAGCTAAAACTTTTGAAGCCCTGCAACCGGCCAATTCACCTTACAAAACAGCAGCCGAAGCACTGGCCTCATTTACTAAAAACCGCGAAAAGCTAATAGCCTTTATTAAAAATACGCCTGTTGATTTGCGCAACCATGTATCGGTTTTGCCCATTGGCACCTATGATGCTTACCAATTCATACTACTTATTGCAGCACACAGCAACCGCCATACGCAACAAATTGAAGAAGTAATTGCGAATGCAAATTTCCCTAAGAAGTAA
- a CDS encoding spore protein gives MGVTRLKRKDRRNKTVSRLEVQFLKLATNLEPGSRSKESAKSQIAKNNAVLAQLAK, from the coding sequence ATGGGCGTAACACGTTTAAAAAGAAAAGACAGAAGAAATAAAACTGTATCTCGTTTAGAAGTACAATTTTTAAAATTGGCTACCAACCTTGAACCAGGAAGCCGTTCAAAAGAATCAGCTAAAAGCCAGATTGCTAAAAACAATGCTGTTTTAGCTCAGCTTGCTAAGTAA